The sequence AGTTGTACATCGTAGAGTCAAAATGTTGATCAGAGCACCGTAGGAAGAGGAACGCATacaataccagtcaaaagtttggaaacaccttctcattcaagggtttgtatttattgtaattattgttaacactgtagattaatactgaagacatcaaaactatgaaagaacatatatggagttatttaatgaacatgaaagtgttaaacaaagcagaatatgttccatattttagattctgtaaagtagccccctttccccttcatgacagctttgcacactcttggtattctctcagtctgcttcatgaagtggtctcctggaatggtttctaattaacatgagccttgtcaagagttcatttgtagaatgacttgccttcttaaagtgtttgagaccatcagttgtgttgttcagaggtaggttTAGTactgactactgttgtaatccatattatggccaaaccaggttatttcatagttttgatgtcttcagtattaatcttcAATGTcaaaaagaattaaaataaataaagaccattgaatgagaaggtgtgtccaaactttagactggtagtgtacattttGACGGCAAAGTAAAACACTGAGATATTTCTTGAGAGAGCGAACACTTACACCAACACTGATGTTTGACTTTCTCTAAATTGACCTCATATCCAGCGAGTCATAGCCTCAACTAAAGGGCTGACTGAGACACACTTACCATCCAAATGTTATCCATACAATCCCATTAAAGAACTGTCGCTCTAACACAGATTTCTATGTGAATTTGAAGTTAAGCTAGCAGAGATGTATTTTTTCATGGCTGATTCAAtcaaaatatttgtgttttgggCTTTATTAATCATTAAACACTACATACCAATAACCATGTTCTAAAAATCAATAATGAACACGAAGGAGCTTCTGTTAGTAACAATGATCAGCACAGTCTTTAGCACAGCTCCACATAAACCAACTGAGGCTTGATATTCTATCACGTTGTGTTATTAGCTGAATATTTGAGTATTGTCGTGATGAGAGGACCTGAATACACTCAAAAGATGCACCAAACAGCAGAACTTACTTTTCCCTGTCCGTCTTGTAAATGCGGGCGATCTCAGGTACTAAGGGGTCGTCCGGGTTTGGGTcgcacagcagagagcagatggACAGGAGGACTGTAGAGGACCAGATAAGAGTTAACCAATACAGGAATGATCATATCTCATTACATCTTTCTTTTGATGGCCAACAGAGGCAAGTTAGAAGAACATGTAGCTGTGATTGAACAAGTGTTATTCAATAACAAAGCTAAGTCTTGTGATAACCCAGCACTTGATGAGACAGGCCTGAGCCGTCATTTAAAGAGATAAACACTCGTGTTTGACTCGAGATCCTCTGCGTAACACATGCTGTAAAGGATTATTTGTGGGAAACATTTTCATTCTTAAAGGAAACCAGCATGTTCCCCTCGTTCCTCTGTTCTCTCACATTGGCTAATAAAGGAAGTAGCATCTGTCATTTATTTGCGACCATATGTGCAGATAAAAAGAAATAGCTTACCTTTGGAGATGGTGAGAGCTGGAGACCACTGTGATCGCAGAATGTCAAGACAAATGCTGCCGTTGCTGTTGATATTTGGGTGGTAGATTCGTGTGGTAAATGCAACCTGGTAATAAACAAGAGTAGAAACAAATGTGGGGGGAGGggcgagcgagaggggcaggtGAGGGAGGGaaacagaagaattaatgaTGTACTGCTACGACATGTTTGAACAGGCAAGAGGCTCTCTATGTGCTCCACTGTTACTTCATTGATGTATTCAGGTTATATGTCTTCTTTGGATGTATGTTTACATCTGTGTGTTGGTTACCTTTGGCGGTTTGAAGGGGTAATCTGTGGGGAAGTGTATGGTCAAGAAGAAAACCCCGCTCTGGTAAGGACTGTCATTCTAATGCAGGGAGAAGAGAATGATGCATTAATGCCTCAGGTGCATGAATCAATCAAGTCATCACATGTGTATTAATGTTCATTCTCAGGAAGAACTCTGGTAGTACAGTAAGCGCTGAATACTTACAGGTCCCATTATCGTGGCTTGCCagtgaaacactgaaaaacaaacagagaacttGTTATGAAACACTCAGGACACAATGTGTGACTGAGAAGTGTTCCAATAAATAATGCCACATGAATGGTGAATGTTAATTTGAGCAGTTGAGTAATAGCCTTCTGTATTAAGTGCTACTCTGCATAAATATTCAAGGAGGCGGGATTTTAAAGTCCTAACATGTAAACAGTCAAGTTAAAGGAGGAGACTCTTTCATAGGTTTGGAAATGCTCCTTTATAGGAACAATAACATGTCATGAGATATGATTCCAAACAAGCTTGGACCATAACAACACATACCATCAGTATGTCATTTAGAGGTATTTAAACAGGTTTACTTGATGCATCCTGTTGAGTTATAAGAACAAACGTCAACATGACAAAGGAAGCTAACCACAGAACTTAAACATAACAGAGAAAACTATTTCTCTTCAGTTCACAGTGTAGTGgtctgtttgatgtttgatggCAGGAAGGAACACGCTGTTACTGAACGTAAAGATGTTTGTATGCACATTTAGTCTGAGTCCAAAGCTGCT is a genomic window of Notolabrus celidotus isolate fNotCel1 chromosome 8, fNotCel1.pri, whole genome shotgun sequence containing:
- the ube2d2 gene encoding ubiquitin-conjugating enzyme E2 D2, which translates into the protein MALKRIHKELNDLARDPPAQCSAGPVGDDMFHWQATIMGPNDSPYQSGVFFLTIHFPTDYPFKPPKVAFTTRIYHPNINSNGSICLDILRSQWSPALTISKVLLSICSLLCDPNPDDPLVPEIARIYKTDREKYNKIAREWTQKYAM